One stretch of Corynebacterium auriscanis DNA includes these proteins:
- a CDS encoding MBL fold metallo-hydrolase yields MTDLFNPSTSPSAPVTVDAVSPSVEILTFSAGPFQTNCYVLINRSVAAGTPAGSSITDAATGSSSSASTSGHDTSAPAPAVVIDPGLGAFDTVTSLGRDLNFHVEKVVLTHGHIDHIRDAADFNVPVYVHPLDRPFLEMDQSASPFAQIFDVATMKPVADLRELTEDSIDIAGVQFDIHHMPGHSPGHVMFRVPGFIIGGDVLFRGGVGRTDLPGSSPEDMVLSLKKLTHEFDDNDVVVTGHGQATTIGEEKRTNGYLQAVR; encoded by the coding sequence ATGACTGACTTGTTTAATCCCTCGACCAGCCCCAGCGCGCCCGTCACTGTGGATGCCGTTTCACCATCGGTGGAGATCCTCACGTTTTCGGCCGGTCCTTTCCAGACCAATTGCTATGTTCTCATCAATCGCTCTGTTGCTGCCGGCACCCCTGCGGGTTCTTCTATTACCGACGCCGCCACGGGATCCAGCTCCTCCGCCTCTACATCGGGGCACGACACATCCGCTCCCGCACCGGCCGTGGTCATTGATCCTGGCCTGGGCGCTTTCGATACGGTCACCAGCTTGGGCCGTGACCTGAACTTCCACGTGGAAAAAGTTGTCCTCACGCACGGTCACATTGATCACATCCGCGATGCTGCGGACTTTAACGTACCCGTTTATGTTCACCCGTTAGACCGTCCATTTTTGGAAATGGATCAATCAGCTTCCCCTTTTGCCCAAATTTTTGATGTCGCCACCATGAAACCGGTTGCCGACCTGCGCGAGTTGACGGAAGACAGCATCGACATCGCGGGAGTGCAATTCGATATCCACCACATGCCGGGGCACTCTCCAGGCCATGTGATGTTCCGCGTGCCGGGATTCATCATCGGCGGTGACGTCCTCTTCCGTGGCGGGGTAGGCCGAACTGATCTGCCGGGTAGCTCACCGGAGGATATGGTGTTGTCCCTCAAAAAACTCACCCATGAGTTCGACGACAACGATGTCGTTGTTACCGGCCATGGCCAAGCTACGACCATTGGTGAAGAAAAGCGCACCAACGGGTACCTGCAGGCGGTTCGTTAG